The following are encoded together in the Silurus meridionalis isolate SWU-2019-XX chromosome 2, ASM1480568v1, whole genome shotgun sequence genome:
- the LOC124376302 gene encoding proline-rich receptor-like protein kinase PERK14, translating to MARFKTTGKTTGRRCRSRPYPRASPSYRHFQIGRLFDDLDNYLVNPIDDPVLPDTSSSSHSSRSSMDVGTQTDPVVILPAGSAHEDSDTAPDSLPRPPTPYPSGSPSYSPTSPRSPSPGPSSPASVVMIEPNQVPPVDLPFETPFPYRFLESSGSYLPICECFPLSVCTHISSSGSNE from the exons ATGG CTCGTTTTAAGACTACTGGTAAGACTACTGGGCGCAGGTGCCGATCTCGCCCTTACCCTAGGGCCTCTCCTTCCTATCGCCACTTCCAGATTGGCCGCCTGTTTGATGATTTGGACAACTATTTGGTCAATCCTATTGATGACCCTGTTCTTCCtgacacttcttcttcttcccacTCCTCTCGTTCTTCCATGGATGTGGGTACTCAGACTGACCCTGTGGTGATCCTTCCTGCTGGTTCTGCTCATGAAGATTCTGACACTGCGCCTGACTCTCTACCCCGTCCTCCAACTCCTTATCCATCTGGCTCTCCATCCTATTCTCCTACGTCTCCTCGTAGTCCTTCCCCTGGGCCTTCTTCTCCTGCCAGTGTCGTCATGATTGAGCCTAACCAAGTACCCCCTGTTGACCTTCCCTTTGAAACCCCTTTTCCTTACAGGTTTCTTGAGTCTTCTGGCTCTTATCTCCCCATTTGTGAGTGTTTCCCCCTGAGTGTCTGTACCCACATAAGCTCCTCTGGGTCTAATGAATAA